In Nymphalis io chromosome 13, ilAglIoxx1.1, whole genome shotgun sequence, one genomic interval encodes:
- the LOC126772787 gene encoding DNA ligase 3, translating to MSDTTPFYVDRAKAGRASCKGCKGNCPSGELRLAKLVFSPYGENQQMKSWHHIDCLMNVLLKQRPTTKRIDSIDDIGNWENITKEDQEFLLKKINEMEKIYADKNSGKYTAKVLKNERLQKAPSSSTSDFNTDEKVDIDIEDNKFSTFFSLCQKISKVDAYTDKTAAVNYFFTKGCDGQKFKGDVILWCKLLLPQVSKRVYNLKSKQLIKLFSRIFHTDHDDMLTHLEQGDVADTIQQFFTKSNTLKPASESLLTVHNIEDFLEELSKFTKEEEQIYHFKKIVKRCTINDLKMLIRLIKGDLRINAGPKHILEGVHPDAYNVFQTSRDLDMVLNRVLQSNDVKHKDAIQKNVQAKLSLMTPVLPMLAEACKSVEMAMKKCPNGMFSEIKYDGERVQVHKKGKEFKYFSRALKPVMAHKVSHFKDYLPQAFPKGDDLILDAEVLMVDVNTGKPLPFGTLGVHKQSEFKDAQVCLYVFDCLYYNGEILIDRPIRKRRQILHEIMVEVRNHVMFSEQQLINKPSDLANMIAKVLQLGLEGLVLKDLESTYEPGKRHWLKVKKDYLFDGAMADTADLVVLGAWFGTGKKGGMMSVFLMGCLDTRRNRWVTVTKVHTGHDDSTLERLQKELSPLMVKISQEYTKVPSWLDCNKGMVPDFVAMDPKKQPVWEITGTELTKANLHTADGISVRFPRVTRIRDDKNWESATNLDELKHLYKTSKEKTDVSLLNKLAATAGDSYEPPTKKIKQSPIKQEIKTKKVKQSPIKNTKMDKFIVKDSKESKDKVIKEEPKSEEKKRKKPKDANTSSEHVNTTNESFDEVEEKKFKKQLLPEDPLPDAFKNKKLGFYPDFISIPEKERTYFERHWIAYGGTVVKAIKAMDVDFIVHNEDTISFKKMKKLQKNIANNVRHVTKNWLIKCINSVKLCDTVHYAVYVEPSN from the exons ATGTCAGATACAACCCCTTTTTATGTTGATCGAGCCAAAGCTGGTCGGGCTTCATGTAAGGGCTGTAAAGGCAACTGTCCCAGTGGAGAATTACGCTTGGCAAAATTAGTTTTTAGCCCATATGGAGAAAATCAACAAATGAAATCATGGCACCATATAGATTGCTTAATGAATGTTCTGTTAAAACAACGTCCGACAACAAAACGTATAGATTCAATAGATGACATAGGAAACTGGGAAAACATAACTAAAGAAGACCaagaatttttattgaaaaaaattaatgaaatggaAAAAATTTATGCTGACAAAAATAGCGGTAAATATACAGCAAAAGTGTTAAAAAATGAAAGATTGCAAAAAGCTCCCAGTTCTAGTACTAGTGATTTTAATACAGATGAGAAAGTCGATATTGATATAGAAGACAATAAATTCTCCACCTTCTTTTCATTGTGCCAAAAAATATCTAAAGTTGATGCATATACGGATAAAACTGCagcagtaaattattttttcaccaAAGGATGTGATGGACAAAAGTTTAAAGGAGATGTTATTCTGTGGTGTAAGCTGCTTTTGCCTCAAGTTTCTAaacgtgtttataatttaaaaagtaagcaattaattaaactattctCTAGAATTTTTCATACAGATCATGATGACATGTTGACGCATTTAGAGCAAGGAGATGTTGCAGACACTATTCAACAATTCTTTACAAAGTCTAATACTTTGAAACCTGCTTCAGAAAGTTTGTTAACAGTGCACAACATTGAAGATTTTCTTGAAGAACTTtcaaaatttacaaaagaagAGGAACAAATATATCACTTTAAGAAAATTGTAAAAAGGTGCACAATAAATGATCTAAAAATGctaataagattaattaaagGAGATTTGAGAATTAATGCCGGACCAAAGCACATTCTAGAAGGTGTACATCCTGATGCTTATAATGTTTTTCAAACATCTCGTGATTTGGACATGGTATTAAATAGAGTATTACAGAGTAATGATGTAAAACATAAGGATGCAATTCAGAAAAATGTCCAAGCCAAATTGAGTCTTATGACTCCAGTCTTACCGATGTTAGCTGAAGCTTGCAAGTCCGTTGAAATGGCTATGAAGAAATGTCCTAATGGTATGTTTTCTGAGATAAAATATGATGGTGAACGAGTCCAAGTGCACAAAAAGGGAAAAGAGTTTAAGTATTTCTCTCGTGCTCTAAAACCAGTTATGGCTCACAAAGTCAGCCATTTTAAGGACTACCTGCCACAAGCATTCCCTAAAGGTGATGATTTGATATTAGATGCGGAAGTATTAATGGTGGATGTCAATACAGGAAAGCCATTACCGTTTGGTACATTGGGCGTACATAAACAATCTGAGTTTAAAGATGCTcaagtttgtttgtatgtttttgaTTGCTTATATTACAATGGGGAAATTTTAATCGATAGGCCAATTAGAAAGAGACGTCAAATATTGCATGAGATTATGGTTGAAGTTAGGAATCATGTTATGTTTTCTGAGCAGCAGCTTATAAACAAACCGTCTGATTTAGCTAATATGATTGCAAAG GTTTTACAGTTAGGTCTTGAAGGGCTTGTATTAAAGGATCTGGAATCAACATATGAACCAGGCAAGAGACATTGGTTGAAAGTTAAGAAAGATTACTTGTTCGATGGTGCAATGGCAGACACTGCAGATCTTGTGGTTCTTGGAGCTTGGTTtg GCACCGGTAAGAAAGGAGGTATGATGTCTGTTTTCTTAATGGGTTGTTTAGACACACGTCGAAATCGCTGGGTCACAGTGACAAAGGTTCATACGGGACATGATGACAGTACTTTGGAAAGATTGCAGAAAGAACTAAGTCCGCTAATGGTAAAGATATCTCAAGAATATACAAAGGTGCCATCCTGGCTTGACTGTAACAAAGGCATGGTACCGGATTTTGTGGCAATGGATCCTAAAAAACAACCTGTTTGGGAAATTACTG gtaCTGAGTTAACGAAAGCTAATTTACACACAGCAGACGGTATATCAGTACGATTTCCTAGAGTGACGCGAATTCGTGATGACAAAAATTGGGAATCCGCAACTAATTTAGAtgaattaaaacatttgtataaaaCGTCCAAAGAAAAAACTGACGTTTCACTCTTGAACAAATTAGCAGCAACTGCAGGTGATAGCTATGAACCACCGACAAAGAAAATCAAGCAAAGTCCAATTAAACAAgagattaaaacaaaaaaagttaaacaaagtcctattaaaaatacaaaaatggatAAATTTATCGTTAAAGATTCCAAAGAGTCTAAAGATAAAGTCATAAAAGAGGAGCCAAAATcagaagaaaagaaaagaaagaaacCAAAAGATGCAAACACCTCGTCTGAACATGTAAATACAACTAACGAAAGTTTCGATGAAGTTGAAGAAAAGAAGTTTAAGAAACAACTTTTACCTGAAGATCCTTTACCAgatgcttttaaaaataaaaaactaggaTTTTATCCGGATTTTATAAGCATACCAGAAAAAGAAAGGACTTACTTTGAACGTCATTGGATAGCGTATGGAGGGACTGTGGTAAAAGCAATCAAAGCTATGGACGTGGATTTTATCGTTCACAATGAGGATACGATAAGTTTTAAGAAAATGAAGAAACTACAAAAGAATATAGCCAACAATGTTAGACATGTCACTAAGAATtggttaataaaatgtattaatagtgTAAAGCTTTGTGACACAGTACATTATGCTGTTTACGTAGAACCTTCAAATTAA